From the genome of Sphingobacterium kitahiroshimense, one region includes:
- a CDS encoding c-type cytochrome: protein MKKFNFKYRKISLVTAVIATAMTLSAFIPNQEKPKEEKFTNLKVLPKNITPDELKLVMREFNSSLGVKCGFCHTPSKDDPKKMEFASDENKHKSIARDMMKMTAKINKKYFHRANKEGEIKAISCKTCHNGKENPEMKIASL from the coding sequence ATGAAGAAGTTTAATTTTAAATACAGGAAAATATCCTTAGTTACTGCAGTGATTGCAACTGCGATGACTTTAAGTGCTTTTATTCCCAATCAGGAAAAACCAAAGGAAGAAAAGTTTACCAATCTAAAAGTACTCCCTAAAAATATAACTCCAGATGAGTTAAAGTTAGTGATGCGCGAATTTAATAGCTCCTTGGGAGTCAAATGTGGATTCTGCCATACTCCTTCAAAAGATGATCCTAAGAAAATGGAATTTGCGAGTGACGAGAATAAGCATAAAAGTATAGCACGTGACATGATGAAGATGACAGCCAAGATCAATAAAAAATATTTCCATAGAGCAAATAAGGAAGGGGAGATCAAGGCAATTTCATGTAAAACATGTCATAATGGAAAGGAAAACCCTGAAATGAAAATTGCGAGTTTATAG